AACAGTCGCGCCGGGTCCATCTCGTTGTCACCGCGCAGGGCCTCGATGACGTCACGGACCCGCTGCGGGGAGGGGTTGGCGCCGAGGAAGTCGCGGGTGGCCGGCGGTCCCCACTGGGCCAGACCGCTGGTTGACATGGGCGCCCAGCCCGGCTCCACGTCGCAGGAGAACAGGTCGCCGTCGGCGAAGTGCTCCAGCATGAAGTGGTCCGGGTCGCGCCAGTAGTCGAAGAGCTGGCTGCCCTGGATGTGCCGACCGATGCCCCAGCTGCGCTTGTAGCCGCGCTCCTTGAGGTACTCACCGCCGGCGGCGAGCGAGTCGAGATCGGTGACCTGGTAGGCGGAGTGGGCATAGCCGCTGCCCGGCCCCAGGTGCATCGCCAGGGTGTGGTGGTCGGCCGGCACGCCACCCAGGTCACAGCGGATGAATGCCATCGTCGGGCCCCGGTCGCGCTGCCCGTCCAGGAACAGGAAGTCGGAGACGATCATCCCGAGGGTGTCCAGGTACCAGTCCAGGGCCCGGCCGAACACCCGTGTCTCCAGCACCACATGCCCAAGACGCTGGATGCGGGAGGGCTCGCGTGGTGGCCGCTGGGTGGCGTTGGTACGACGGTGATCCGTGCCGAAGTTGAGGAGCAGCGGCTGCTGTTCCGGCAGCGCCGGGAGCTGATCGCCGCAGTGCACGACCCGCACCGGGAAGCCCGAGGGGTCGAGCAGGTCGATCACCTGGCCGCCGCCGGGAACGTCCCCTTCCCGTACGGACGATCCGGTGGCGCGGGCCAGCCGGTCCAGGTCGGCCCGCTCGGCAGCACGGAACGCCGGGCCGATGAAGCGGGAGGTGCGCCCCTTACGGATCACCACGCAGGGTGGGCCGGCGAAGGTGCCGCGCAGCCAGAGTTCCCGCTCGGTGCGTGCCGCGATGCCGAACCCGAAGTCCCGGGCGAAGACCTCGGCGCGGTCCAGGTCGGGCTTCTCGAACTCCAGCCAGGCCAGGTCCGCCACCTTGATCACTGGGTTCCGGGAGCGGCCGGGGTGTTCCCCTCGCAGGGCGCCCCGCTCGCTGTGGAGATCCTGGTGGGCCGTGATGACGTCGGCCCCGTTGACGTGGATTTCAGACATGGTGCCCTCCGAGCGACATCGCCGTAATGAGGAAATCATCAACTGTGACAGTTTCATCGTCAAGGCGTTCGCTGCGGGAAATGATGAATTCATCAGGACTGCTGCCGTCATCGTCCGGCGGTTAGACTCTGAGCATGTCTACGTCAGCCCTGCCTGGGAACCGGTTCGAGCGTCGTCGCGCGGAGACCCGCAACGCTCTTGTGCGAGCGGCCAGGCAGATACTCGCCGAGAGCGGTGACACCAGCGCGAGCATCCAGGCGATCGCCGAGCGCGCGGACGTGGGCTTCGGCTCCTTCTACAACCACTTCGACTCCAAGGCGGAGTTGTTCGAGACGGCGGTGGTGGACGCCTTGGAGGAGTTCGGTCAGGCCTTCGACGAGAGGCTGACGGGGATCGACGATCCGGCGGAACTGGTCGCCGCCGGCTTCCGGCTCAGCGCCCGTATGGCCGACTCGCATCCGGAGCTGATGCAGGTCCTGCGCCGCCGCGGCCTCGGCCACATCCACTCGGACAACGGCCTGGCCCGCCGGGCGCTGCGTGATCTCCAGGTCGGCATCGCCTCCGGCCGCTTCACCGCCCCCGACCCCGTGGTCGCCCTGTCCGTGCTGGGCGGAACCCTGCTGTCCCTGGTGGAGCTGCGCTTCGCCCGCCCCGAGGTGAACGGCGACCAGGCCGCGGTGAACCTCGCCGAGATGGTCCTGCGCATGCTGGGCCTGTCGACGGACGACGCCCACGAGGTCGCCCGGCGCCCCTTGCCCGACCTCGACTGACCTCAACCGGACGACGCGTCCGGGCGGAACGTGACCGGGCGGCCCGTGAAGTGGGCGTCGATCCCGTCCTCGGTGGTGGTGACCGACCGCAGGCGCAGCCCTTCTGGCCCGACTCGTCGCCTGCGACACCTCCACGCCGAGCGCGCTCGACGCGTCCGCGTACGACGGATGGGCGGTCGCCCGAAGGCTGCTGTCGGGGTCGGTCGTGTCGGACCTCCGGTCGACGGGGGGCGACCAGTAATTGCACATCTATGAATAACAAGCCGGTCTGCTCGTCGAGGCGGGAGATCCGTGGTGGCCGTGGTGGCCGTGGCGCGGTGGCTCGGCCACTCCACGCCGGCGATCACCCGCGGTTACTATGCTCACTTCATGTCAGAGGCCGGAAGTGAGGGGCGGACAACCCTTGACGGTCTGCTGGGGCGGCGGGGGATTCGCGTCCCGGTCGAAGCTCCCCAGTCTCTCCCCAGGGCTGATGGTGGGTGATTGGCGTCTTTCCGTGACTACGAGGTCGGCCGTGGATTGTAAGGGAAATGAAGTGGGTGGCCTGAGGAAATGTTGAAGCAGGTCGCCGCGACTCGCTATATCGCACCCCTGCGTGAGGGGGGATCGCTCCCTGGCCTCGTCGAAGCCGACGACCGCGGCACGTACGTCCTGAAGTTCACCGGCGCCGGTCAGGGCCGCAAGACGCTGGTCGCGGAGGTGGTCTGCGGCGAGTTGGCGCGCCGGCTCGGACTGCGTGTGCCCGGTCTCGCGACCGTCGACCTCGACCCCGTCCTGGGCCTCGGCGAACCCGACGAGCAGGTGCAGGAACTGATCAAGTCCAGCGGCGGCACCAACCTGGGCATGGACTTCCTGACCCGAGCCATCGGCTTCGATCCGCTGGCCTTCGAGGTCGGCCCCGAGGAGGCCGGGCGGATCGTCTGGTTCGACGCGCTGATCAACAACGTCGACCGCTCCTGGCGCAACCCCAACCTGCTGATGTGGCACGGCGAGCTGTGGCTCATCGACCACGGCGCCACCATGATCTGGCACCACCACTGGCCCGGCGCCCGTGCCTCCGCCGCCAAGCCGTACGACGCCGCCGACCACGCCCTCGCCCGCTTCGGCCCCGATGTCGCGGCGGCCGCCGCCGCCCTCGCGCCCCTGATCACCGAGGATCTGCTCGACGAGGTGACCGCCGAGATCCCGGACGTCTGGCTGATCGACGAGCCCGGCTTCGACTCGCCGGACGCGCTGCGGCGGGCGTACGCGCAACCCTTGCTCGCCCGTGCCGCCGGCATTCACGAACGCATCGAGGGGATCAAGTGAGCGACCGCTTCCTGGGGACCGGGGCGACCGGGCAGGACGTCTACGAGTACGCGCTGCTGCGGATCGTGCCCCGCATCGAGCGGGGCGAGTGCTTCAACGCGGGCGTCCTCGTGTACAGCCGCTCCCGGGCTCTGGTGGCGGCCCGTACGCACCTCGACGAGGCCAAGCTGCTCGCCCTCGACCCGGGGGCGGACGTGGCGGGCGTACGCGCCGCGCTGCGCGCCGTGGAGGGCGTGTGCGCCGGGGGAGAGGCGGCCGGGCAGGCCGCCCGTGACGACGCCGGACGGCGGTTCCGGTGGCTTGTCGCGCCCCGTTCCACGGTCGTCCAGGCCGGACCCGTGCACACTGGGCTCACCGCGGACCCGGCCGCGGAGGCCGAGCGGCTGCTCGCCCTGCTGGTGAAGTGAACGACCAAGGTAAGGGATCACACCTGGTGGAACGTTGACACCGCGTGCCAGGACTTCTAGCGTCACGTGTGCTGAAGGTACTAAGCGGTCGCTCACCAGATGGGGGCGCCGCAGGAGCCGCATCCCAAGGGCGAGGAGAACCAGCAATGTCCACCACTGAGCAGCGTGTCGCCGTGGTCACGGGTGGCGCGCGCGGCATCGGCGCCGCGACCGCCGTACGACTGGCCGCCGAGGGGCGGGCCGTCGCGGTGATCGACCTCGACGAGGCCGCGTGCAAGGACACCGTCGAGAAGATCACCGCCGCGGGCGGCAGGGCGCTCGCGGTCGGCTGCGACGTCTCCGACGAGGCCCAGGTCGAGGCCGCCGTCACCCGGATCGCCGAGGAACTGGGCGCCCCGACGATCCTGGTCAACAACGCGGGCGTGCTCCGCGACAACCTGCTGTTCAAGATGAGCGCGTCCGACTGGGACACGGTCATGAGCGTGCACCTGCGCGGGGCCTTCCTGATGGCGAAGGCCGTGCAGAAGTACATGGTCGAGGCCAAGTTCGGCCGGATCGTGAACCTGTCCTCGTCGTCCGCGCTCGGCAACCGGGGCCAGGTCAACTACTCCGCCGCCAAGGCCGGTCTGCAGGGCTTCACGAAGACCCTGGCCATCGAGCTCGGCAAGTTCGGCGTCACCGCCAACGCGGTCGCCCCCGGCTTCATCGTCACCGACATGACCGCCGCCACCGCCGCCCGCGTCGGCATGGGCTTCGAGGACTTCCAGGCGGCCGCGGCCACCCAGATCCCCGTGCAGCGTGTGGGCCGACCGGAGGACATCGCCGGAGCCATCGCCTACTTCACGGGCGAGGACGCCGGATTCGTCTCCGGCCAGGTGCTGTACGTCGCCGGCGGACCGCTCAACTAAGGGATCCAGAACATGACTTCGGTGGAACTCCCCGAGCCTTCGGGCAAGGTCGCGCTCATCACCGGCGCCAGCCGCGGCATCGGCTACGGCATCGCCGAGGCCCTCGTCGCGCGCGGCGACCGGGTCTGCATCACCGGCCGCAACGAGGACGCGCTCAAGGAGGCCGTCGAGCAGCTCGGCGCCGACCGCGTCATCGGCGTCGCCGGCAAGGCCCACGACGAGGCCCACCAGGCCCATGCCGTCGAGCGCACGATGGAGGCCTTCGGCCGCGTCGACTTCCTGGTCAACAACGCCGGAACGAACCCGGTGTTCGGCCCGATCGCCGACCTCGACCTGAACGTGGCCCGCAAGGTGTTCGAGACCAACGTCGTCTCCGCGCTCGGCTTCGCCCAGCGGACCTGGCACGCCTGGCAGAAGGACAACGGCGGCGCCATCGTCAACATCGCCTCCGTCGCCGGTGTCTCCGCGTCGCCGTTCATCGGCGCGTACGGCATCAGCAAGGCCGCCATGATCAACCTGACCATCCAGCTGGCGCACGAGTACGCGCCCAAGGTCCGGGCCAACGCGATCGCGCCCGCCGTGGTGAAGACCAAGTTCGCCCAGGCCCTCTACGAGGGCAGGGAGGCCGAGGCGGCCGCGTCCTACCCGCTCGGGCGGCTCGGCGTGCCCTCCGACATCGGGGGCGCCGCCGCCTTCCTCACCTCCGAGCAGTCCGACTGGATCACCGGACAGACCCTCGTGGTCGACGGCGGCATCTTCCTCAACGCCGGGGTGGGCTGACAGAGTACGCACGGGCGCCGGTGCGAGATTCACCGAACATCTCCGGCGCCCGTCCGCACCCCTCACGGGGCCTCGACAACGCCGTCACACGCGGACCGGCCGAGGGCTCCACCAGCCGGGCAGGACCGGTCGGCGGGCCTGCGGTATCGTTCGGCCACTCTTGGTACGGCATTTCGAGGAGCATGCACGTGTTCAACCGGAACCGATACTTGCCGCCACTCGCGGTGATCGCGTCCATATCCATGGTGACCGGGTGTGGTGTGTTCTCCTCGGACGCCTCCGACGAAGCGGACCCCATCATCGTGGGGACCACCAGTACGCCGAGCACCCTGGACCCGGCCGCGGCCTGGGACAGCTCCTGGGAGTTGATGCGCAACGTCTTCCAGCCCCTGCTCGGCTACTCGCCCGGCGGGTCCGAGCCCGAGCCGGACGCCGCCGAGAGCTGCGAGTTCACGGACAGCTCCAGCACGGTCTACAGCTGCACGCTGCGCGAGGGCCTGAAGTTCTCCAACGGGCACACGCTGGACGCCAAGGCCGTCAAGTACTCGTTCGACCGCATCAAGAAGATCAACGTCAACGGTGGCCCCGCCGGCCTGCTGACCACCCTCTCCCGGGTGCAGACGAAGGGCGACCGCGAGGTCGTCTTCCACCTCAGCCAGCCCGACGCGACCTTCCCCCTGGTGCTCACCACGCCCGCGATGTCGATCGTGGACCCGGAGGAGTACCCCGCGGACAAGCTCCGCGAGGGCGGGGACATCGCCGGCTCCGGGCCCTACAACCTCGCCTCCTACGACGAGGGCAAGACGGCCGAGCTGGTCCGCAACGACAACTACAAGGGCATCGCGGACCTCAAGAACTCCGCCGTCACCATCCAGTACTTCCAGCAGTCGGACACGATGGTGAAGGCCCTCAAGAACAAGGACATCTCGGTCATCTACCGGGGGCTCGGCGCCTCGGACATCGTGGACATCCAGGCCAACCACGACGAGGAGGGGCTCCAGATCGTGGAGAACCCCACCACCGAGATCAGCTACCTGGTGTTCAACCCCAAGGACCCCTGGACGAAGAACCCCGCGGTGCGCAAGGCCGTCGCCCAGGTCCTCGACCGGCCGGCGCTCGCGCACAACATCTACAAGGACACCGTCGAGCCGCTGTACTCCATGATCCCCAGGGGTCTGGTGGGCCACACGACGGGCTTCTTCGACGACTACGGCAACCCCAGCGCGACCAAGGCGAAGGCCATCCTCGCCGAAGCGGGCATCACCGAAACGGTTCCGCTGGAGCTCTGGTACACCACCGACCGCTACGGCTCCCAGACCAAGCCGGCCTTCGAGGAGCTGAAGCGACAGCTGGAGGGCTCCGGCCTGTTCGAGGTCACGCTGAAGAGCCGCCCCTGGAAGACCTACTCCGAGGGCTACCAGAAGGGCGAGTACCCGGTCTTCGGGCGCGGCTGGAACCCCGACTTCAACGACGCCGACAACTTCATCGCCCCCTTCGTGGGCGAGCAGAACGCGCTCGGCACGCCGTACGACGCCCCCGAGATCACCAAGAAGCTCCTGCCGGAGTCGCGCGCCGAGAGCGACCGCGGGGCCGTGTCCGAGGAGTTCGAGGAGGCCCAGCAGATCCTCGTGGACGACGCCCGTCTGATCCCGCTGTGGCAGGGCAAGGCGTACACGGCCGCGAACGAGGAGATCGCCGGCCTGGAGAACGTCATCGACCCCGCGACGATGATGATCATGTGGCAGCTGTCCTGGAAGACCAGTTGGTGATTTCGGGTGCCGG
The DNA window shown above is from Streptomyces akebiae and carries:
- a CDS encoding VOC family protein, translated to MSEIHVNGADVITAHQDLHSERGALRGEHPGRSRNPVIKVADLAWLEFEKPDLDRAEVFARDFGFGIAARTERELWLRGTFAGPPCVVIRKGRTSRFIGPAFRAAERADLDRLARATGSSVREGDVPGGGQVIDLLDPSGFPVRVVHCGDQLPALPEQQPLLLNFGTDHRRTNATQRPPREPSRIQRLGHVVLETRVFGRALDWYLDTLGMIVSDFLFLDGQRDRGPTMAFIRCDLGGVPADHHTLAMHLGPGSGYAHSAYQVTDLDSLAAGGEYLKERGYKRSWGIGRHIQGSQLFDYWRDPDHFMLEHFADGDLFSCDVEPGWAPMSTSGLAQWGPPATRDFLGANPSPQRVRDVIEALRGDNEMDPARLFGLLKAASS
- a CDS encoding TetR/AcrR family transcriptional regulator, which codes for MSTSALPGNRFERRRAETRNALVRAARQILAESGDTSASIQAIAERADVGFGSFYNHFDSKAELFETAVVDALEEFGQAFDERLTGIDDPAELVAAGFRLSARMADSHPELMQVLRRRGLGHIHSDNGLARRALRDLQVGIASGRFTAPDPVVALSVLGGTLLSLVELRFARPEVNGDQAAVNLAEMVLRMLGLSTDDAHEVARRPLPDLD
- a CDS encoding HipA family kinase codes for the protein MLKQVAATRYIAPLREGGSLPGLVEADDRGTYVLKFTGAGQGRKTLVAEVVCGELARRLGLRVPGLATVDLDPVLGLGEPDEQVQELIKSSGGTNLGMDFLTRAIGFDPLAFEVGPEEAGRIVWFDALINNVDRSWRNPNLLMWHGELWLIDHGATMIWHHHWPGARASAAKPYDAADHALARFGPDVAAAAAALAPLITEDLLDEVTAEIPDVWLIDEPGFDSPDALRRAYAQPLLARAAGIHERIEGIK
- a CDS encoding DUF3037 domain-containing protein, encoding MSDRFLGTGATGQDVYEYALLRIVPRIERGECFNAGVLVYSRSRALVAARTHLDEAKLLALDPGADVAGVRAALRAVEGVCAGGEAAGQAARDDAGRRFRWLVAPRSTVVQAGPVHTGLTADPAAEAERLLALLVK
- the fabG gene encoding 3-oxoacyl-ACP reductase FabG; protein product: MSTTEQRVAVVTGGARGIGAATAVRLAAEGRAVAVIDLDEAACKDTVEKITAAGGRALAVGCDVSDEAQVEAAVTRIAEELGAPTILVNNAGVLRDNLLFKMSASDWDTVMSVHLRGAFLMAKAVQKYMVEAKFGRIVNLSSSSALGNRGQVNYSAAKAGLQGFTKTLAIELGKFGVTANAVAPGFIVTDMTAATAARVGMGFEDFQAAAATQIPVQRVGRPEDIAGAIAYFTGEDAGFVSGQVLYVAGGPLN
- a CDS encoding SDR family oxidoreductase; translation: MTSVELPEPSGKVALITGASRGIGYGIAEALVARGDRVCITGRNEDALKEAVEQLGADRVIGVAGKAHDEAHQAHAVERTMEAFGRVDFLVNNAGTNPVFGPIADLDLNVARKVFETNVVSALGFAQRTWHAWQKDNGGAIVNIASVAGVSASPFIGAYGISKAAMINLTIQLAHEYAPKVRANAIAPAVVKTKFAQALYEGREAEAAASYPLGRLGVPSDIGGAAAFLTSEQSDWITGQTLVVDGGIFLNAGVG
- a CDS encoding ABC transporter substrate-binding protein, with translation MFNRNRYLPPLAVIASISMVTGCGVFSSDASDEADPIIVGTTSTPSTLDPAAAWDSSWELMRNVFQPLLGYSPGGSEPEPDAAESCEFTDSSSTVYSCTLREGLKFSNGHTLDAKAVKYSFDRIKKINVNGGPAGLLTTLSRVQTKGDREVVFHLSQPDATFPLVLTTPAMSIVDPEEYPADKLREGGDIAGSGPYNLASYDEGKTAELVRNDNYKGIADLKNSAVTIQYFQQSDTMVKALKNKDISVIYRGLGASDIVDIQANHDEEGLQIVENPTTEISYLVFNPKDPWTKNPAVRKAVAQVLDRPALAHNIYKDTVEPLYSMIPRGLVGHTTGFFDDYGNPSATKAKAILAEAGITETVPLELWYTTDRYGSQTKPAFEELKRQLEGSGLFEVTLKSRPWKTYSEGYQKGEYPVFGRGWNPDFNDADNFIAPFVGEQNALGTPYDAPEITKKLLPESRAESDRGAVSEEFEEAQQILVDDARLIPLWQGKAYTAANEEIAGLENVIDPATMMIMWQLSWKTSW